One window of the Actinomyces wuliandei genome contains the following:
- the rhaI gene encoding L-rhamnose isomerase, protein MPSATPSLSDLNAEALSLLQTQTIELPSWAFGNSGTRFRVFTTAGVPRDPYEKIDDVAQVHRLTGVTPRVSLHIPWDRVDDYEALRAHAENQGVTIGTINSNVFQDEDYKLGSLANPDERIRRKAVAHHLECVDVMRATGSPTLKIWLADGTNYPGQDSIRARQDRLAEALSEIYAALDEDQQLVLEYKLFEPSFYHTDVPDWGTSLVHCLALGERAKVVLDTGHHAPGTNIEFIVAQLLRLGRLGAFDFNSRFYADDDLIVGAADPFQLFRIMHEIVSAGALAPDSGVGFMLDQCHNLEEKIPGEIRSALNVQEATAKALLVDREALAAAQTSGDVLSANAVLMDAYSTDVRPLLAELRESQGLAPDPVKAFLGSGYLEKTRAERVGGTAAGWGA, encoded by the coding sequence ATGCCGTCCGCCACCCCCTCACTGAGCGACCTCAACGCCGAGGCCCTCAGCCTGCTTCAGACCCAGACCATCGAGCTGCCCAGCTGGGCCTTCGGCAACTCAGGCACCCGGTTCCGGGTCTTCACTACCGCCGGGGTTCCGCGCGACCCCTACGAGAAGATCGACGACGTCGCCCAGGTCCACCGCCTCACCGGCGTCACCCCTCGCGTGTCCCTGCACATCCCCTGGGACAGGGTCGACGACTACGAGGCGCTGCGCGCCCATGCCGAGAACCAGGGGGTGACCATCGGCACCATCAACTCCAACGTCTTCCAGGACGAGGACTACAAGCTCGGCTCCCTGGCCAACCCGGACGAGAGGATCCGCCGCAAGGCGGTGGCCCACCACCTGGAGTGCGTCGACGTCATGCGCGCCACCGGCTCCCCCACCCTCAAGATCTGGCTGGCTGATGGCACCAACTACCCCGGTCAGGACTCCATCCGCGCCCGCCAGGACCGCCTGGCCGAGGCCCTGTCAGAGATCTACGCCGCCCTGGACGAGGACCAGCAGCTGGTCCTGGAGTACAAGCTCTTCGAGCCGTCCTTCTACCACACCGACGTACCGGACTGGGGGACGAGCCTCGTGCACTGCCTGGCGCTGGGTGAGCGCGCCAAGGTGGTCCTGGACACCGGCCACCACGCCCCGGGCACCAACATCGAGTTCATCGTCGCCCAGCTGCTGCGACTGGGCCGCCTGGGCGCCTTCGACTTCAACTCCCGCTTCTACGCCGACGACGACCTCATCGTAGGCGCGGCCGACCCCTTCCAGCTGTTCCGCATCATGCACGAGATCGTCTCCGCCGGAGCACTGGCCCCCGACTCCGGGGTGGGCTTCATGCTGGACCAGTGCCACAACCTGGAGGAGAAGATCCCCGGGGAGATCCGCTCGGCCCTCAACGTCCAGGAGGCCACCGCCAAGGCCCTCCTGGTGGACCGAGAGGCGCTGGCAGCCGCGCAGACCAGCGGTGACGTCCTGAGCGCCAACGCGGTGCTCATGGACGCCTACAGCACCGACGTGCGCCCGCTGCTGGCCGAGCTGCGCGAGTCCCAGGGTCTGGCGCCCGACCCGGTGAAGGCCTTTCTGGGCTCTGGCTACCTGGAGAAGACTCGCGCCGAGCGCGTGGGCGGCACCGCCGCCGGCTGGGGCGCCTGA
- a CDS encoding rhamnulokinase, whose translation MTSSQPVHVAAVDLGASSGRVIVGTLEDGRVHLTETRRFLNGPVPLPTADGQRLYWDVLHLWNEVREGLLAAAHEVGPLSAVGIDTWAVDYGLLDHRGALTGQVSSYRCPRTRGVPERLFQTIPADELYAVNGLQVQDFNTVFQLVAQARDGGLPDARSLLLLPDLLAYWLTGQKVAEVTNASTTGLVDVSSRTWSAPLLDRLRTSLGLDLAGVLPSLVEPGTVVGPIDRGVLDVLGPGGSPVPVIAVGSHDTASAVVAVPASTSPGSGRTVDSGGAREGEPGGFAYVSCGTWSLVGLELDRPVLTGASRQANFTNELGVDATVRYLKNIMGLWVLNEAVRTWRAQGLETSYQDLDAAAAAAAPLRTVIDVNDTVFFAPGDMVARIDDVARATGQPAPRSPGEYVRCIDDSLALAYRRAVREATALSGTSVDVVHMVGGGTRSRLLCQLCADATGLPVVAGPAEGTALGNIVVAARGAGLVQGDLSDLRALVRASTTLTRYEPAPAASSAWEEAEQRLLGRQAPTACPVGRPALSCPRQAGPPRPPQTTPPTPTTQMPRSTS comes from the coding sequence ATGACCAGCTCCCAGCCCGTCCACGTCGCAGCCGTTGACCTGGGCGCCTCCTCCGGACGTGTCATCGTGGGCACCCTTGAGGACGGGCGTGTCCACCTGACCGAGACCCGCCGCTTCCTCAACGGCCCGGTGCCCTTGCCCACGGCCGACGGGCAGAGGCTCTACTGGGACGTGCTCCACCTGTGGAACGAGGTCCGCGAGGGCCTACTGGCCGCAGCACATGAGGTGGGACCGCTCTCCGCCGTCGGGATCGACACCTGGGCGGTGGACTACGGGCTCCTCGACCACCGTGGTGCCCTGACCGGCCAGGTCTCCTCCTACCGCTGCCCGCGCACGCGGGGAGTACCGGAACGCCTCTTCCAGACGATCCCGGCCGATGAGCTCTACGCGGTCAACGGCCTGCAGGTCCAGGACTTCAACACCGTCTTCCAGCTGGTGGCCCAGGCCCGTGACGGCGGACTGCCTGACGCCCGCAGCCTGCTGCTCCTGCCTGACCTGCTGGCCTACTGGCTTACCGGCCAGAAGGTCGCTGAGGTCACCAACGCCTCCACCACGGGGCTGGTCGACGTCTCCTCACGCACCTGGTCTGCTCCCCTCCTAGACCGCCTGCGCACCAGTCTGGGCCTGGACCTGGCCGGTGTCCTGCCCTCCCTGGTGGAGCCGGGCACCGTCGTGGGCCCGATCGACCGGGGGGTCCTGGACGTGCTCGGACCGGGAGGCTCCCCCGTACCCGTCATCGCTGTGGGTTCCCACGACACGGCCAGCGCGGTGGTAGCCGTACCCGCCTCGACCTCACCAGGCAGCGGGAGGACCGTGGACAGCGGAGGAGCCCGGGAGGGGGAGCCAGGCGGCTTCGCTTACGTGTCCTGCGGCACCTGGTCGCTGGTCGGCCTGGAGCTGGACAGGCCGGTCCTCACAGGGGCCTCCCGGCAGGCCAACTTCACCAACGAGCTCGGTGTGGACGCCACGGTGCGCTACCTGAAGAACATTATGGGGCTGTGGGTCCTCAACGAGGCGGTGCGCACGTGGAGGGCACAGGGCCTGGAGACCTCCTACCAGGACCTGGACGCGGCGGCGGCAGCGGCCGCCCCGCTGCGCACGGTGATCGACGTCAACGACACGGTCTTCTTCGCCCCTGGGGACATGGTGGCCCGCATCGACGACGTCGCCCGAGCCACCGGGCAGCCAGCCCCCCGGTCCCCGGGCGAGTACGTGCGCTGCATCGACGACTCCCTGGCCCTGGCCTACCGCCGGGCCGTACGCGAGGCTACCGCCCTGTCGGGCACGTCGGTGGACGTGGTGCACATGGTCGGCGGAGGCACCCGTAGCCGACTCCTGTGCCAGCTGTGCGCAGACGCCACCGGGCTGCCCGTGGTCGCCGGGCCCGCAGAAGGGACCGCCCTGGGCAACATCGTGGTGGCCGCGCGCGGGGCCGGTCTGGTCCAGGGCGACCTGTCCGACCTGCGCGCCCTCGTACGCGCCTCGACCACGCTGACCCGCTACGAGCCCGCACCCGCTGCCTCCAGCGCCTGGGAGGAGGCCGAGCAGCGGCTCCTCGGACGACAGGCCCCCACTGCCTGCCCCGTCGGCAGGCCTGCCCTCTCCTGTCCACGGCAGGCCGGACCGCCCCGACCACCTCAGACCACCCCACCTACCCCGACCACCCAGATGCCAAGGAGCACCTCATGA
- a CDS encoding class II aldolase/adducin family protein: MTTTATDPTLNETLTQMGAAGRRLDHMAAVEAGAGNLSVFVDAGAQDLRLERRFPQVRPAIGLPLPAPALAGRTILVTGSGCRLRDVADSPEATISAFVVDDDGTTATWYTHPDRAYERPTSEFNSHLAIHNDQVEQRGLGFQAVVHAQPPHLVQLSHIKDIRSTREFNRRILRWEPETIVQVPAGIEVLDFMVPGSQELMENTVRALRDHVIVLWSKHGVMVRSDTSPLAAVDTVEYVETGAMYEVRNMASGNLGEGVTDTELRAVVEALGVCTPLL; encoded by the coding sequence ATGACCACGACAGCCACTGACCCCACACTCAACGAGACTCTCACCCAGATGGGCGCCGCCGGACGCCGCCTGGACCACATGGCAGCCGTGGAGGCCGGAGCCGGTAACCTCTCCGTTTTCGTGGACGCCGGAGCGCAGGACCTCAGGCTGGAGCGCCGCTTCCCGCAGGTGCGTCCGGCCATCGGGCTACCTCTGCCTGCCCCGGCCCTGGCTGGGCGCACCATCCTGGTCACCGGCTCAGGATGCCGTCTGCGAGACGTCGCCGACTCCCCGGAGGCCACCATCTCGGCCTTCGTCGTGGATGACGACGGCACCACCGCCACCTGGTACACCCACCCCGACCGGGCCTACGAGCGCCCTACCAGCGAGTTCAACTCCCACCTGGCGATCCACAACGACCAGGTGGAGCAGCGCGGGCTGGGGTTCCAGGCAGTGGTCCACGCCCAGCCGCCCCACCTGGTCCAGCTCTCCCACATCAAGGACATCCGCAGCACCCGTGAGTTCAACCGCCGCATCCTGCGGTGGGAGCCGGAGACCATCGTGCAGGTCCCCGCAGGTATCGAGGTGCTGGACTTCATGGTGCCTGGCAGCCAGGAGCTCATGGAGAACACTGTGAGGGCGCTGCGAGACCACGTCATCGTCCTGTGGTCCAAGCACGGCGTCATGGTGCGCTCCGACACCTCCCCTCTGGCCGCCGTCGACACGGTGGAGTACGTCGAGACTGGGGCCATGTACGAGGTGCGCAACATGGCCAGCGGCAACCTGGGCGAGGGTGTGACTGACACCGAGCTGCGTGCTGTCGTCGAGGCCCTCGGCGTGTGCACCCCGCTGCTGTGA
- a CDS encoding MBL fold metallo-hydrolase, giving the protein MSRPPADPRQLLAPGFTDTRVSRHVTRTHDPRDVHMHLVTGRQRALLVDTGYGVGDLAALVTSLTDLPLTVVLTHGHIDHAFGASGLTDVHMHPADLPVLARHQVASRQLHDEVRSAHADGPGDAANIVYNPHRL; this is encoded by the coding sequence ATGAGCAGACCACCAGCCGACCCCCGGCAGCTCCTCGCCCCCGGATTCACCGACACACGGGTGAGCCGCCACGTCACACGCACCCACGACCCGCGCGACGTCCACATGCACCTGGTCACCGGTCGCCAGCGCGCTCTGCTCGTGGACACCGGCTACGGGGTAGGTGACCTGGCCGCCCTCGTCACCTCGCTGACAGACCTTCCTCTGACCGTGGTCCTTACCCACGGCCACATCGACCACGCCTTCGGCGCCTCTGGGCTCACCGACGTGCACATGCACCCCGCCGACCTGCCTGTGCTGGCCCGGCACCAGGTTGCCTCCCGTCAGCTCCACGACGAGGTGCGCTCCGCCCACGCCGACGGACCCGGCGACGCGGCCAACATCGTCTACAACCCGCACCGCCTGTGA
- a CDS encoding MFS transporter, producing the protein MTTTTTSATRTGPNPWWVGIVSGMASYIDACTIVSAGIAFAIYQMALGLSDQQVGVLSGVLTFSIALGALSGGWLGDRFGRKHVFSVTMVMIVVGAALLVVAPGFNLLLVGTVLAGLGAGADLPVSLATIAESATDDNRGKIILLSNILWTGGIIGAITASSVVGNWGRTGAQVMFAHVGVVATVTLLGRLSLPESTTWLEARAERRAGQATVRAQRSSLTSLLTGPYAKPFYALIIFYSLINIPANTGGQFTTWIAVNLADVDVALNSRIALLTMPVTVLLAIWSMRIIDTPRRMPFFYAGAALFLTSLLIYPVLGFSLATLVAYQLVNMAGSAFAFEGIMKVWANECFPTLLRTTAQGTVIAVARVVAALAASVTPVLLRSEPRLFYLGLLGVAATGYAVAVWAFHGPQRNEFAVEAYAEADVAAGEEAGLDFTVPAEPRS; encoded by the coding sequence ATGACTACCACCACGACTTCTGCTACCCGAACCGGCCCCAACCCCTGGTGGGTGGGGATCGTATCCGGCATGGCCTCCTACATCGACGCCTGCACGATCGTCTCGGCAGGTATCGCCTTTGCCATCTACCAGATGGCGCTGGGCCTGTCCGACCAGCAGGTCGGTGTGCTCTCCGGGGTCCTGACCTTCTCCATCGCCCTGGGAGCCCTCAGTGGAGGCTGGCTGGGGGACCGCTTCGGGCGCAAGCACGTATTCTCCGTCACCATGGTGATGATCGTGGTCGGTGCGGCTCTCCTCGTCGTGGCCCCCGGCTTCAACCTGCTGCTGGTTGGGACCGTCCTGGCCGGGCTGGGGGCCGGGGCGGACCTGCCGGTGTCTCTGGCCACCATCGCCGAGTCCGCCACTGACGACAACCGCGGCAAGATCATCCTCCTGTCCAATATCCTGTGGACAGGAGGCATCATTGGAGCCATCACCGCCTCCTCCGTGGTGGGCAACTGGGGCCGTACGGGCGCCCAGGTCATGTTCGCCCACGTCGGCGTGGTCGCTACCGTCACCCTGCTGGGACGACTGTCCCTCCCGGAGTCCACCACCTGGCTGGAGGCCCGGGCCGAACGCCGGGCAGGCCAGGCCACTGTCCGGGCGCAGCGGTCCTCACTGACCTCCCTGCTTACCGGCCCCTACGCCAAGCCCTTCTACGCACTCATTATCTTCTACTCCCTTATCAACATCCCAGCCAACACCGGGGGACAGTTCACCACCTGGATCGCCGTCAACCTCGCTGACGTCGACGTCGCCCTCAACTCCCGGATCGCCCTGCTGACCATGCCGGTGACCGTCCTGCTCGCGATCTGGTCCATGCGGATCATCGACACCCCCAGGCGCATGCCCTTCTTCTACGCCGGGGCGGCACTGTTCCTCACATCGCTGCTCATCTATCCCGTCCTCGGGTTCTCCCTGGCCACCCTCGTGGCCTACCAGCTGGTCAACATGGCGGGCAGCGCCTTCGCCTTCGAGGGGATCATGAAGGTCTGGGCCAACGAGTGCTTCCCCACGCTGCTGCGCACCACCGCCCAGGGCACCGTCATCGCCGTCGCCCGCGTGGTCGCGGCCCTGGCGGCCTCGGTCACACCGGTGCTCCTGCGCTCCGAGCCCAGGCTCTTCTACCTGGGGCTGCTGGGTGTCGCCGCCACCGGCTACGCCGTCGCCGTGTGGGCCTTCCACGGGCCGCAGCGCAACGAGTTCGCCGTCGAGGCCTACGCAGAGGCCGACGTCGCCGCCGGGGAGGAGGCCGGTCTCGACTTCACCGTGCCTGCTGAGCCCAGAAGCTGA
- a CDS encoding glycoside hydrolase family 1 protein, translated as MIDTGPLVTSSAPSLPLSVPGISSATPFPEGFLWGAATASHQVEGGNTNNDVWLYEHVPGTMYTESSGDACDHFTRYRQDIALLASLGLNAYRFSLEWSRIEPAPGEFSVVAVEHYRDVLRACHEHGLTPLVTYHHFTSPQWLIARGGWEDATTPALFARYCRRVTEELGDLFDIVCTMNEPNLAVLLAEMGMCETEPSQRLGNPTWEGAAAALGTTPDRVAGFQLSATKEAYEIKLAAHRAAVEAIKAVRPAMQVGWTLANSDFHAAPGGEERVARMTEESNLRYLRASEGDDFVGLQTYNRTVLGPEGPVPPEPGATLNQGGEEIWPWAVGAVVRQAWDALQMPIYVTENGLNTEDDIQRVDFLRTAIGEVGSAVADGVDVRGYMCWSAMDNFEWVFGYGPRFGIIAVDRSTQERTPKPSAYVLGEIARTNGTCLGGD; from the coding sequence ATGATCGATACTGGCCCTCTTGTCACCTCCTCTGCACCCAGCCTGCCGCTGTCCGTGCCCGGCATCTCGTCAGCCACCCCGTTCCCCGAGGGCTTCCTCTGGGGCGCCGCCACCGCCTCCCACCAGGTGGAGGGCGGCAACACCAACAACGACGTCTGGCTCTACGAGCACGTGCCGGGCACCATGTACACCGAGTCCTCCGGCGACGCCTGCGACCACTTCACCCGCTACCGCCAGGACATCGCCCTGCTGGCCTCCCTGGGGCTCAACGCTTATCGCTTCTCCCTGGAGTGGAGCCGTATTGAGCCCGCTCCCGGGGAGTTCTCGGTGGTGGCCGTGGAGCACTATCGGGACGTGCTGCGGGCCTGCCACGAGCATGGTCTCACCCCGCTGGTGACCTACCACCACTTCACCTCCCCCCAGTGGCTCATCGCCCGTGGCGGCTGGGAGGACGCCACCACCCCCGCCCTGTTTGCCCGCTACTGCCGCCGCGTCACCGAGGAGCTGGGGGACCTGTTCGACATCGTCTGCACCATGAACGAGCCCAACCTCGCTGTCCTCCTGGCGGAGATGGGCATGTGCGAGACCGAGCCCTCCCAACGGCTCGGAAACCCCACCTGGGAGGGGGCTGCGGCGGCGCTGGGGACGACGCCGGACAGGGTGGCGGGATTCCAGCTCAGTGCCACCAAGGAGGCCTACGAGATCAAGCTCGCGGCCCACCGCGCCGCCGTCGAGGCGATCAAGGCCGTCAGGCCCGCGATGCAGGTGGGATGGACCCTGGCCAACTCCGACTTTCACGCCGCACCCGGCGGTGAGGAACGGGTGGCGCGCATGACCGAGGAGAGCAACCTGCGCTACCTGCGTGCCAGCGAGGGCGACGACTTCGTAGGCCTCCAGACCTACAACCGCACCGTGCTCGGCCCCGAGGGTCCGGTACCACCGGAGCCAGGGGCCACCCTCAACCAGGGCGGTGAGGAGATCTGGCCCTGGGCCGTCGGGGCGGTGGTGCGCCAGGCCTGGGATGCGCTCCAGATGCCGATCTACGTAACCGAGAACGGGTTGAACACGGAGGACGACATCCAGCGGGTCGACTTCCTGCGCACCGCGATCGGCGAGGTCGGCTCCGCGGTTGCCGACGGGGTGGACGTGCGCGGCTACATGTGCTGGTCGGCCATGGACAACTTCGAGTGGGTCTTTGGCTACGGCCCCAGGTTCGGCATCATTGCGGTGGACCGCTCCACCCAGGAGCGCACGCCCAAGCCTAGTGCCTACGTGCTCGGCGAGATCGCCCGTACAAACGGGACGTGCCTGGGCGGGGACTGA